The following proteins are encoded in a genomic region of Arthrobacter jiangjiafuii:
- a CDS encoding bifunctional nuclease family protein — MREVEVVGVRIELPSNQPLVLLKEINGERHLPIWIGAPEASAIAFVQQGIVPPRPMTHDLLASVVAALGRTVSEVRLVSVEDTVFYAELVFDNGVTVSSRASDAIAVALRAPCPILCADAVLDEAGVRIAEADEDEEDEEDSENAENELRQFREFLADVEPEDFER; from the coding sequence ATGCGCGAAGTCGAAGTGGTCGGTGTGCGGATCGAGCTGCCGTCCAACCAGCCGCTGGTCCTGCTCAAGGAAATCAACGGCGAACGCCACCTGCCTATCTGGATCGGTGCCCCGGAAGCCAGCGCCATTGCCTTTGTCCAGCAGGGGATCGTTCCGCCCCGGCCCATGACCCATGATCTGCTGGCATCCGTGGTGGCAGCCTTGGGGCGAACTGTCAGTGAAGTGCGGCTGGTCTCAGTAGAGGACACCGTCTTCTATGCCGAGCTCGTTTTTGATAACGGCGTCACCGTCAGCTCCCGGGCCTCGGACGCGATAGCGGTAGCCCTGAGGGCCCCCTGTCCCATCTTGTGCGCCGATGCGGTGCTGGACGAAGCCGGCGTGCGGATCGCCGAGGCCGATGAGGACGAAGAAGACGAGGAAGATTCGGAAAACGCCGAGAACGAACTCCGGCAGTTCCGGGAGTTCCTGGCCGATGTTGAGCCAGAGGACTTCGAGCGCTGA